In Flavobacteriales bacterium, one genomic interval encodes:
- a CDS encoding lycopene cyclase domain-containing protein translates to MKFLYLSIDLLSLAGPLLLSFDRRVAFFRKWKALFPAIGIMLLIFIPWDMLKTAYGVWGFNPDYLCGIYIGNLPLEECLFFICIPYACIFIYECLNAYVVTDILKKIHRPLLYFLAAFLLLVAAFNYGLWYPAFTFPYTAVLLLTLMLRFKSPYLSRFLLAYMVSLIPFLLVNGILTGSLIEEPVVWYNPNEILNLRIGTIPVEDTMYSLGMLLSVVTWYEYFKCKMGMCGVNH, encoded by the coding sequence GTGAAATTTTTATACCTGAGCATCGATTTACTCTCGCTGGCAGGACCACTGCTTTTAAGTTTCGACCGGCGCGTTGCCTTTTTTCGCAAGTGGAAAGCACTTTTTCCGGCCATCGGAATCATGCTGCTGATTTTTATTCCCTGGGACATGCTAAAAACGGCTTATGGGGTGTGGGGATTTAATCCCGATTACCTCTGCGGAATTTATATTGGCAATCTTCCGCTGGAAGAGTGTTTGTTTTTTATCTGCATTCCTTATGCCTGTATTTTCATTTACGAATGCCTCAATGCCTATGTTGTAACCGACATTCTGAAAAAAATACATCGTCCGCTACTTTATTTCCTTGCCGCTTTTTTATTGCTTGTTGCCGCATTCAATTACGGTTTGTGGTATCCGGCTTTTACGTTTCCCTATACGGCCGTTCTATTACTAACGCTTATGCTGCGTTTTAAATCGCCTTATCTCTCTCGCTTTTTGCTAGCCTATATGGTAAGCCTCATTCCATTTTTACTGGTCAACGGCATTCTAACCGGATCCTTAATAGAAGAGCCTGTTGTATGGTATAATCCGAATGAAATTCTCAATCTGCGCATTGGTACCATTCCGGTAGAAGATACCATGTATAGTTTGGGTATGCTGCTTAGTGTGGTTACCTGGTATGAGTATTTTAAGTGTAAAATGGGGATGTGTGGGGTTAACCACTAA